In the Populus trichocarpa isolate Nisqually-1 chromosome 1, P.trichocarpa_v4.1, whole genome shotgun sequence genome, one interval contains:
- the LOC18094867 gene encoding zinc finger BED domain-containing protein DAYSLEEPER isoform X2 encodes MEVEDPMSPIMAITPVTPTDNNEPPTSEEQPSKRRRKKSIVWEHFTIETVGAGCMRACCKQCKKSFAYITGSKLAGTSHLKRHIALGICPVSRQKNESSPYTPGSKTDPPKKRFRASPGFSGIPLDQDRCNHEIAKMIIQHDYPLHIVEHPGFIDFVRTLQPHYNMVSFNTIQGECVDVYLREKQRLLNLISGIPGRVNLTLDFGISNLDIGYAFLTGHFIDGDWNLQRRILNVATLPFYDSDYAFNQAVVSCLSDWHLRSKLFTLTLDQSFSNENVIGNLRGLLSVKNPFVLHGQLLKGSCYARVLSHLAQEALSATGEIVRRIRESVKYVKTSEAHDEKFTELRQQLQVPSTKILIIDNQTKWNTTYHMLVAASELKEVFACLDTSDPVYKINPSTDDWKKADILCTYLKLLYDAANILTGPTYPPAHVFYHEVYKIQLELTHATMSQDPFVSNLIKPMKEKFDQYWKDCFLVLAIAVVMDPRFKMKLLEFSFPKVFGEDAGMWIKSVDDGIHELFLDYLAPNIHLPAAYVEEGHISLTQSDTLQEVEAAPAPDGYSQELHPHVPLQVAHPDKSNPQEVPLQDGHHQEVSPQESLLQEVPLQALTPQEMHVEEVPSQEVSIHEMHTEVSSQEPPSQEMHAQDITPQESHTEEAPSQEMQSDDASQVPPQDINTEEVNPQDTHAEEVPSHEVPVQEIHPNEVPSQEVSVQEMQAEEAPAQAMQTEEAPLQEMHSEEAPPEEMHSEEAPPEEMRTEEAPLEEMCTEEAPPEEMWTEEAPPQEIRTEEAPPQEMQMEEAPPQEMHIEEAPPQEMCREEAPPQEMHTEEAHTEEAPPQEMRTEEAPPQEMQTEEAPPQEMRTEEAPPQEMHAEEAPPQEMHAEEAPPLEMRAEEAPPLEMHTEEAPPQEMRTEEALPQEMHAEEAPPQEMRTEEALPQEMHTEEVPPQEMQLQVIHQEMQPLELHTQDLPMLSIGDGLSDFDIYISEITSGQHLKSELDQYLEESLLPRVHEFDVVGWWKLNRLKYPTLSKMAADILSIPVSTVAPDSVFDTENRKIDSYRGSLLPITLEALVCAKDWLQHGSSLSSSSLEISNALVKKEF; translated from the exons ATGGAAGTAGAAGACCCCATGAGTCCCATTATGGCAATTACCCCTGTGACTCCAACAGATAACAATGAACCACCCACTTCTGAGGAACAGCCTAGTAAACGTAGGAGAAAGAAGTCTATTGTCTGGGAACACTTCACAATTGAAACTGTTGGAGCTGGTTGTATGAGAGCGTGCTGTAAACAGTGCAAGAAATCATTTGCATATATAACTGGTTCAAAGCTTGCAGGAACCAGTCACCTCAAGCGACATATTGCCCTGGGGATCTGCCCTGTAAGCCGTCAGAAAAATGAATCATCACCATATACACCAGGCTCGAAAACAGACCCTCCTAAAAAACGTTTCCGAGCATCTCCTGGATTCTCAGGCATTCCCTTGGATCAGGACCGCTGCAACCATGAGATAGCTAAGATGATCATTCAGCATGATTATCCACTCCACATAGTGGAACACCCGGGTTTCATTGATTTTGTCCGGACTCTTCAACCTCATTACAATATGGTGAGTTTCAACACCATTCAAGGGGAATGTGTGGACGTGTACCTGAGGGAGAAGCAAAGGCTTTTGAATCTTATCAGTGGAATTCCTGGACGAGTCAACCTTACGTTGGATTTTGGGATTTCAAATCTAGATATTGGATATGCTTTCTTAACAGGTCACTTCATTGATGGTGATTGGAATTTACAGCGACGAATCCTTAATGTTGCCACGTTACCTTTCTATGATTCTGATTATGCCTTCAACCAAGCAGTTGTGTCTTGCCTATCTGATTGGCATTTGAGGAGCAAGTTATTTACTCTCACTCTTGATCAATCCTTCTCAAATGAGAATGTAATTGGAAATCTAAGAGGACTTCTTTCTGTCAAGAACCCATTTGTGCTCCATGGTCAGTTACTGAAAGGGAGTTGCTATGCTCGAGTGTTAAGTCATCTTGCACAAGAAGCACTCAGTGCCACAGGGGAGATTGTTAGGAGAATCCGTGAAAGTGTGAAATATGTGAAAACCTCAGAAGCTCATGATGAGAAGTTTACTGAACTCAGGCAACAACTTCAAGTCCCTAGCACGAAAATCCTCATTATTGACAATCAAACTAAATGGAACACAACTTACCACATGCTGGTGGCTGCCAGTGAATTAAAGGAAGTGTTTGCGTGCTTAGATACCTCTGATCCTGTTTACAAGATAAACCCATCAACTGATGATTGGAAGAAGGCGGATATTCTCTGCACATACTTGAAGCTTTTGTATGATGCAGCTAACATTTTGACAGGCCCAACATACCCACCTGCCCATGTATTTTACCATGAAGTTTACAAAATCCAGTTAGAGCTGACACATGCAACCATGAGCCAAGACCCCTTTGTCAGTAACCTGATCAAACCCATGAAAGAAAAGTTTGATCAATATTGGAAGGATTGCTTCCTTGTTTTGGCAATTGCAGTGGTCATGGATCCAAGGTTTAAGATGAAGCTTCTAGAATTTAGCTTCCCAAAGGTCTTTGGTGAGGATGCTGGTATGTGGATCAAGAGTGTTGATGATGGCATTCATGAACTCTTTCTAGACTATCTTGCTCCCAATATTCATCTACCAGCAGCATATGTGGAAGAAGGGCATATTAGCCTTACTCAATCAGACACCCTTCAAGAAGTCGAAGCAGCACCTGCTCCAGATGGATATTCCCAAGAACTGCACCCTCATGTACCTCTTCAAGTGGCACACCCTGACAAATCAAATCCTCAAGAAGTGCCTCTTCAAGATGGCCACCATCAGGAGGTATCTCCTCAGGAGTCACTCCTCCAAGAAGTGCCCTTACAGGCATTAACCCCTCAAGAGATGCACGTGGAAGAAGTGCCTTCCCAAGAAGTATCCATTCATGAGATGCACACTGAAGTGTCCTCCCAGGAACCGCCCTCTCAAGAAATGCATGCTCAAGATATAACACCTCAAGAATCACACACGGAAGAAGCACCTTCTCAAGAGATGCAGAGTGATGATGCCTCTCAAGTACCCCCTCAAGATATTAACACTGAAGAAGTAAACCCCCAAGATACTCATGCTGAAGAAGTTCCCTCCCATGAAGTACCTGTTCAAGAGATTCACCCTAATGAAGTTCCCTCCCAAGAGGTATCTGTTCAAGAGATGCAGGCAGAAGAAGCGCCAGCTCAAGCAATGCAGACAGAAGAAGCTCCACTGCAAGAGATGCACTCAGAAGAAGCCCCACCTGAAGAGATGCACTCAGAAGAAGCCCCACCTGAAGAGATGCGCACAGAAGAAGCCCCACTGGAAGAGATGTGCACTGAAGAAGCGCCGCCGGAAGAGATGTGGACAGAAGAAGCGCCGCCTCAAGAGATACGCACAGAAGAAGCGCCGCCTCAAGAGATGCAGATGGAGGAAGCGCCGCCTCAAGAGATGCATATCGAGGAAGCACCGCCTCAAGAGATGTGCAGAGAGGAAGCACCGCCTCAAGAGATGCATACCGAGGAAGCGCATACCGAGGAAGCGCCGCCTCAAGAGATGCGCACCGAGGAAGCGCCGCCTCAAGAGATGCAGACCGAGGAAGCGCCGCCTCAAGAGATGCGTACAGAGGAAGCACCGCCTCAAGAGATGCATGCCGAGGAAGCACCGCCTCAAGAGATGCATGCCGAGGAAGCACCGC CGCTAGAGATGCGCGCCGAGGAAGCACCACCGCTAGAGATGCATACCGAGGAAGCACCGCCTCAAGAGATGCGCACAGAGGAAGCACTGCCTCAAGAGATGCATGCCGAGGAAGCACCGCCGCAAGAGATGCGCACAGAGGAAGCACTGCCTCAAGAGATGCATACCGAGGAAGTGCCGCCTCAAGAGATGCAACTCCAAGTAATCCATCAAGAGATGCAGCCTCTAGAATTGCACACTCAAGATCTACCTATGCTTTCTATTGGAGATGGGCTTTcagattttgatatatatatttctgaGATTACAAGTGGGCAACATTTGAAGTCGGAATTGGATCAGTATCTAGAGGAGTCTCTTCTTCCTCGTGTGCATGAGTTTGATGTAGTAGGTTGGTGGAAACTAAACAGGCTAAAGTACCCAACACTTTCGAAGATGGCTGCTGATATTTTATCAATACCAGTATCTACTGTTGCTCCTGATTCTGTGTTCGACACTGAAAACAGAAAGATAGATAGCTATAGGGGTTCACTACTTCCTATAACACTTGAAGCCCTTGTATGCGCCAAGGATTGGCTCCAGCATGGATCATCgttgtcatcatcatcactgGAGATTTCTAACGCACTTGTGAAGAAAGAATTTTAG
- the LOC18094867 gene encoding zinc finger BED domain-containing protein DAYSLEEPER isoform X4: MEVEDPMSPIMAITPVTPTDNNEPPTSEEQPSKRRRKKSIVWEHFTIETVGAGCMRACCKQCKKSFAYITGSKLAGTSHLKRHIALGICPVSRQKNESSPYTPGSKTDPPKKRFRASPGFSGIPLDQDRCNHEIAKMIIQHDYPLHIVEHPGFIDFVRTLQPHYNMVSFNTIQGECVDVYLREKQRLLNLISGIPGRVNLTLDFGISNLDIGYAFLTGHFIDGDWNLQRRILNVATLPFYDSDYAFNQAVVSCLSDWHLRSKLFTLTLDQSFSNENVIGNLRGLLSVKNPFVLHGQLLKGSCYARVLSHLAQEALSATGEIVRRIRESVKYVKTSEAHDEKFTELRQQLQVPSTKILIIDNQTKWNTTYHMLVAASELKEVFACLDTSDPVYKINPSTDDWKKADILCTYLKLLYDAANILTGPTYPPAHVFYHEVYKIQLELTHATMSQDPFVSNLIKPMKEKFDQYWKDCFLVLAIAVVMDPRFKMKLLEFSFPKVFGEDAGMWIKSVDDGIHELFLDYLAPNIHLPAAYVEEGHISLTQSDTLQEVEAAPAPDGYSQELHPHVPLQVAHPDKSNPQEVPLQDGHHQEVSPQESLLQEVPLQALTPQEMHVEEVPSQEVSIHEMHTEVSSQEPPSQEMHAQDITPQESHTEEAPSQEMQSDDASQVPPQDINTEEVNPQDTHAEEVPSHEVPVQEIHPNEVPSQEVSVQEMQAEEAPAQAMQTEEAPLQEMHSEEAPPEEMRTEEAPLEEMCTEEAPPEEMWTEEAPPQEIRTEEAPPQEMQMEEAPPQEMHIEEAPPQEMCREEAPPQEMHTEEAHTEEAPPQEMRTEEAPPQEMQTEEAPPQEMRTEEAPPQEMHAEEAPPQEMHAEEAPPQEMHAEEAPPLEMRAEEAPPLEMHTEEAPPQEMRTEEALPQEMHAEEAPPQEMRTEEALPQEMHTEEVPPQEMQLQVIHQEMQPLELHTQDLPMLSIGDGLSDFDIYISEITSGQHLKSELDQYLEESLLPRVHEFDVVGWWKLNRLKYPTLSKMAADILSIPVSTVAPDSVFDTENRKIDSYRGSLLPITLEALVCAKDWLQHGSSLSSSSLEISNALVKKEF; this comes from the exons ATGGAAGTAGAAGACCCCATGAGTCCCATTATGGCAATTACCCCTGTGACTCCAACAGATAACAATGAACCACCCACTTCTGAGGAACAGCCTAGTAAACGTAGGAGAAAGAAGTCTATTGTCTGGGAACACTTCACAATTGAAACTGTTGGAGCTGGTTGTATGAGAGCGTGCTGTAAACAGTGCAAGAAATCATTTGCATATATAACTGGTTCAAAGCTTGCAGGAACCAGTCACCTCAAGCGACATATTGCCCTGGGGATCTGCCCTGTAAGCCGTCAGAAAAATGAATCATCACCATATACACCAGGCTCGAAAACAGACCCTCCTAAAAAACGTTTCCGAGCATCTCCTGGATTCTCAGGCATTCCCTTGGATCAGGACCGCTGCAACCATGAGATAGCTAAGATGATCATTCAGCATGATTATCCACTCCACATAGTGGAACACCCGGGTTTCATTGATTTTGTCCGGACTCTTCAACCTCATTACAATATGGTGAGTTTCAACACCATTCAAGGGGAATGTGTGGACGTGTACCTGAGGGAGAAGCAAAGGCTTTTGAATCTTATCAGTGGAATTCCTGGACGAGTCAACCTTACGTTGGATTTTGGGATTTCAAATCTAGATATTGGATATGCTTTCTTAACAGGTCACTTCATTGATGGTGATTGGAATTTACAGCGACGAATCCTTAATGTTGCCACGTTACCTTTCTATGATTCTGATTATGCCTTCAACCAAGCAGTTGTGTCTTGCCTATCTGATTGGCATTTGAGGAGCAAGTTATTTACTCTCACTCTTGATCAATCCTTCTCAAATGAGAATGTAATTGGAAATCTAAGAGGACTTCTTTCTGTCAAGAACCCATTTGTGCTCCATGGTCAGTTACTGAAAGGGAGTTGCTATGCTCGAGTGTTAAGTCATCTTGCACAAGAAGCACTCAGTGCCACAGGGGAGATTGTTAGGAGAATCCGTGAAAGTGTGAAATATGTGAAAACCTCAGAAGCTCATGATGAGAAGTTTACTGAACTCAGGCAACAACTTCAAGTCCCTAGCACGAAAATCCTCATTATTGACAATCAAACTAAATGGAACACAACTTACCACATGCTGGTGGCTGCCAGTGAATTAAAGGAAGTGTTTGCGTGCTTAGATACCTCTGATCCTGTTTACAAGATAAACCCATCAACTGATGATTGGAAGAAGGCGGATATTCTCTGCACATACTTGAAGCTTTTGTATGATGCAGCTAACATTTTGACAGGCCCAACATACCCACCTGCCCATGTATTTTACCATGAAGTTTACAAAATCCAGTTAGAGCTGACACATGCAACCATGAGCCAAGACCCCTTTGTCAGTAACCTGATCAAACCCATGAAAGAAAAGTTTGATCAATATTGGAAGGATTGCTTCCTTGTTTTGGCAATTGCAGTGGTCATGGATCCAAGGTTTAAGATGAAGCTTCTAGAATTTAGCTTCCCAAAGGTCTTTGGTGAGGATGCTGGTATGTGGATCAAGAGTGTTGATGATGGCATTCATGAACTCTTTCTAGACTATCTTGCTCCCAATATTCATCTACCAGCAGCATATGTGGAAGAAGGGCATATTAGCCTTACTCAATCAGACACCCTTCAAGAAGTCGAAGCAGCACCTGCTCCAGATGGATATTCCCAAGAACTGCACCCTCATGTACCTCTTCAAGTGGCACACCCTGACAAATCAAATCCTCAAGAAGTGCCTCTTCAAGATGGCCACCATCAGGAGGTATCTCCTCAGGAGTCACTCCTCCAAGAAGTGCCCTTACAGGCATTAACCCCTCAAGAGATGCACGTGGAAGAAGTGCCTTCCCAAGAAGTATCCATTCATGAGATGCACACTGAAGTGTCCTCCCAGGAACCGCCCTCTCAAGAAATGCATGCTCAAGATATAACACCTCAAGAATCACACACGGAAGAAGCACCTTCTCAAGAGATGCAGAGTGATGATGCCTCTCAAGTACCCCCTCAAGATATTAACACTGAAGAAGTAAACCCCCAAGATACTCATGCTGAAGAAGTTCCCTCCCATGAAGTACCTGTTCAAGAGATTCACCCTAATGAAGTTCCCTCCCAAGAGGTATCTGTTCAAGAGATGCAGGCAGAAGAAGCGCCAGCTCAAGCAATGCAGACAGAAGAAGCTCCACTGCAAGAGATGCACTCAGAAGAAGCCCCAC CTGAAGAGATGCGCACAGAAGAAGCCCCACTGGAAGAGATGTGCACTGAAGAAGCGCCGCCGGAAGAGATGTGGACAGAAGAAGCGCCGCCTCAAGAGATACGCACAGAAGAAGCGCCGCCTCAAGAGATGCAGATGGAGGAAGCGCCGCCTCAAGAGATGCATATCGAGGAAGCACCGCCTCAAGAGATGTGCAGAGAGGAAGCACCGCCTCAAGAGATGCATACCGAGGAAGCGCATACCGAGGAAGCGCCGCCTCAAGAGATGCGCACCGAGGAAGCGCCGCCTCAAGAGATGCAGACCGAGGAAGCGCCGCCTCAAGAGATGCGTACAGAGGAAGCACCGCCTCAAGAGATGCATGCCGAGGAAGCACCGCCTCAAGAGATGCATGCCGAGGAAGCACCGCCTCAAGAGATGCATGCCGAGGAAGCACCACCGCTAGAGATGCGCGCCGAGGAAGCACCACCGCTAGAGATGCATACCGAGGAAGCACCGCCTCAAGAGATGCGCACAGAGGAAGCACTGCCTCAAGAGATGCATGCCGAGGAAGCACCGCCGCAAGAGATGCGCACAGAGGAAGCACTGCCTCAAGAGATGCATACCGAGGAAGTGCCGCCTCAAGAGATGCAACTCCAAGTAATCCATCAAGAGATGCAGCCTCTAGAATTGCACACTCAAGATCTACCTATGCTTTCTATTGGAGATGGGCTTTcagattttgatatatatatttctgaGATTACAAGTGGGCAACATTTGAAGTCGGAATTGGATCAGTATCTAGAGGAGTCTCTTCTTCCTCGTGTGCATGAGTTTGATGTAGTAGGTTGGTGGAAACTAAACAGGCTAAAGTACCCAACACTTTCGAAGATGGCTGCTGATATTTTATCAATACCAGTATCTACTGTTGCTCCTGATTCTGTGTTCGACACTGAAAACAGAAAGATAGATAGCTATAGGGGTTCACTACTTCCTATAACACTTGAAGCCCTTGTATGCGCCAAGGATTGGCTCCAGCATGGATCATCgttgtcatcatcatcactgGAGATTTCTAACGCACTTGTGAAGAAAGAATTTTAG
- the LOC18094867 gene encoding zinc finger BED domain-containing protein DAYSLEEPER isoform X1 has protein sequence MEVEDPMSPIMAITPVTPTDNNEPPTSEEQPSKRRRKKSIVWEHFTIETVGAGCMRACCKQCKKSFAYITGSKLAGTSHLKRHIALGICPVSRQKNESSPYTPGSKTDPPKKRFRASPGFSGIPLDQDRCNHEIAKMIIQHDYPLHIVEHPGFIDFVRTLQPHYNMVSFNTIQGECVDVYLREKQRLLNLISGIPGRVNLTLDFGISNLDIGYAFLTGHFIDGDWNLQRRILNVATLPFYDSDYAFNQAVVSCLSDWHLRSKLFTLTLDQSFSNENVIGNLRGLLSVKNPFVLHGQLLKGSCYARVLSHLAQEALSATGEIVRRIRESVKYVKTSEAHDEKFTELRQQLQVPSTKILIIDNQTKWNTTYHMLVAASELKEVFACLDTSDPVYKINPSTDDWKKADILCTYLKLLYDAANILTGPTYPPAHVFYHEVYKIQLELTHATMSQDPFVSNLIKPMKEKFDQYWKDCFLVLAIAVVMDPRFKMKLLEFSFPKVFGEDAGMWIKSVDDGIHELFLDYLAPNIHLPAAYVEEGHISLTQSDTLQEVEAAPAPDGYSQELHPHVPLQVAHPDKSNPQEVPLQDGHHQEVSPQESLLQEVPLQALTPQEMHVEEVPSQEVSIHEMHTEVSSQEPPSQEMHAQDITPQESHTEEAPSQEMQSDDASQVPPQDINTEEVNPQDTHAEEVPSHEVPVQEIHPNEVPSQEVSVQEMQAEEAPAQAMQTEEAPLQEMHSEEAPPEEMHSEEAPPEEMRTEEAPLEEMCTEEAPPEEMWTEEAPPQEIRTEEAPPQEMQMEEAPPQEMHIEEAPPQEMCREEAPPQEMHTEEAHTEEAPPQEMRTEEAPPQEMQTEEAPPQEMRTEEAPPQEMHAEEAPPQEMHAEEAPPQEMHAEEAPPLEMRAEEAPPLEMHTEEAPPQEMRTEEALPQEMHAEEAPPQEMRTEEALPQEMHTEEVPPQEMQLQVIHQEMQPLELHTQDLPMLSIGDGLSDFDIYISEITSGQHLKSELDQYLEESLLPRVHEFDVVGWWKLNRLKYPTLSKMAADILSIPVSTVAPDSVFDTENRKIDSYRGSLLPITLEALVCAKDWLQHGSSLSSSSLEISNALVKKEF, from the coding sequence ATGGAAGTAGAAGACCCCATGAGTCCCATTATGGCAATTACCCCTGTGACTCCAACAGATAACAATGAACCACCCACTTCTGAGGAACAGCCTAGTAAACGTAGGAGAAAGAAGTCTATTGTCTGGGAACACTTCACAATTGAAACTGTTGGAGCTGGTTGTATGAGAGCGTGCTGTAAACAGTGCAAGAAATCATTTGCATATATAACTGGTTCAAAGCTTGCAGGAACCAGTCACCTCAAGCGACATATTGCCCTGGGGATCTGCCCTGTAAGCCGTCAGAAAAATGAATCATCACCATATACACCAGGCTCGAAAACAGACCCTCCTAAAAAACGTTTCCGAGCATCTCCTGGATTCTCAGGCATTCCCTTGGATCAGGACCGCTGCAACCATGAGATAGCTAAGATGATCATTCAGCATGATTATCCACTCCACATAGTGGAACACCCGGGTTTCATTGATTTTGTCCGGACTCTTCAACCTCATTACAATATGGTGAGTTTCAACACCATTCAAGGGGAATGTGTGGACGTGTACCTGAGGGAGAAGCAAAGGCTTTTGAATCTTATCAGTGGAATTCCTGGACGAGTCAACCTTACGTTGGATTTTGGGATTTCAAATCTAGATATTGGATATGCTTTCTTAACAGGTCACTTCATTGATGGTGATTGGAATTTACAGCGACGAATCCTTAATGTTGCCACGTTACCTTTCTATGATTCTGATTATGCCTTCAACCAAGCAGTTGTGTCTTGCCTATCTGATTGGCATTTGAGGAGCAAGTTATTTACTCTCACTCTTGATCAATCCTTCTCAAATGAGAATGTAATTGGAAATCTAAGAGGACTTCTTTCTGTCAAGAACCCATTTGTGCTCCATGGTCAGTTACTGAAAGGGAGTTGCTATGCTCGAGTGTTAAGTCATCTTGCACAAGAAGCACTCAGTGCCACAGGGGAGATTGTTAGGAGAATCCGTGAAAGTGTGAAATATGTGAAAACCTCAGAAGCTCATGATGAGAAGTTTACTGAACTCAGGCAACAACTTCAAGTCCCTAGCACGAAAATCCTCATTATTGACAATCAAACTAAATGGAACACAACTTACCACATGCTGGTGGCTGCCAGTGAATTAAAGGAAGTGTTTGCGTGCTTAGATACCTCTGATCCTGTTTACAAGATAAACCCATCAACTGATGATTGGAAGAAGGCGGATATTCTCTGCACATACTTGAAGCTTTTGTATGATGCAGCTAACATTTTGACAGGCCCAACATACCCACCTGCCCATGTATTTTACCATGAAGTTTACAAAATCCAGTTAGAGCTGACACATGCAACCATGAGCCAAGACCCCTTTGTCAGTAACCTGATCAAACCCATGAAAGAAAAGTTTGATCAATATTGGAAGGATTGCTTCCTTGTTTTGGCAATTGCAGTGGTCATGGATCCAAGGTTTAAGATGAAGCTTCTAGAATTTAGCTTCCCAAAGGTCTTTGGTGAGGATGCTGGTATGTGGATCAAGAGTGTTGATGATGGCATTCATGAACTCTTTCTAGACTATCTTGCTCCCAATATTCATCTACCAGCAGCATATGTGGAAGAAGGGCATATTAGCCTTACTCAATCAGACACCCTTCAAGAAGTCGAAGCAGCACCTGCTCCAGATGGATATTCCCAAGAACTGCACCCTCATGTACCTCTTCAAGTGGCACACCCTGACAAATCAAATCCTCAAGAAGTGCCTCTTCAAGATGGCCACCATCAGGAGGTATCTCCTCAGGAGTCACTCCTCCAAGAAGTGCCCTTACAGGCATTAACCCCTCAAGAGATGCACGTGGAAGAAGTGCCTTCCCAAGAAGTATCCATTCATGAGATGCACACTGAAGTGTCCTCCCAGGAACCGCCCTCTCAAGAAATGCATGCTCAAGATATAACACCTCAAGAATCACACACGGAAGAAGCACCTTCTCAAGAGATGCAGAGTGATGATGCCTCTCAAGTACCCCCTCAAGATATTAACACTGAAGAAGTAAACCCCCAAGATACTCATGCTGAAGAAGTTCCCTCCCATGAAGTACCTGTTCAAGAGATTCACCCTAATGAAGTTCCCTCCCAAGAGGTATCTGTTCAAGAGATGCAGGCAGAAGAAGCGCCAGCTCAAGCAATGCAGACAGAAGAAGCTCCACTGCAAGAGATGCACTCAGAAGAAGCCCCACCTGAAGAGATGCACTCAGAAGAAGCCCCACCTGAAGAGATGCGCACAGAAGAAGCCCCACTGGAAGAGATGTGCACTGAAGAAGCGCCGCCGGAAGAGATGTGGACAGAAGAAGCGCCGCCTCAAGAGATACGCACAGAAGAAGCGCCGCCTCAAGAGATGCAGATGGAGGAAGCGCCGCCTCAAGAGATGCATATCGAGGAAGCACCGCCTCAAGAGATGTGCAGAGAGGAAGCACCGCCTCAAGAGATGCATACCGAGGAAGCGCATACCGAGGAAGCGCCGCCTCAAGAGATGCGCACCGAGGAAGCGCCGCCTCAAGAGATGCAGACCGAGGAAGCGCCGCCTCAAGAGATGCGTACAGAGGAAGCACCGCCTCAAGAGATGCATGCCGAGGAAGCACCGCCTCAAGAGATGCATGCCGAGGAAGCACCGCCTCAAGAGATGCATGCCGAGGAAGCACCACCGCTAGAGATGCGCGCCGAGGAAGCACCACCGCTAGAGATGCATACCGAGGAAGCACCGCCTCAAGAGATGCGCACAGAGGAAGCACTGCCTCAAGAGATGCATGCCGAGGAAGCACCGCCGCAAGAGATGCGCACAGAGGAAGCACTGCCTCAAGAGATGCATACCGAGGAAGTGCCGCCTCAAGAGATGCAACTCCAAGTAATCCATCAAGAGATGCAGCCTCTAGAATTGCACACTCAAGATCTACCTATGCTTTCTATTGGAGATGGGCTTTcagattttgatatatatatttctgaGATTACAAGTGGGCAACATTTGAAGTCGGAATTGGATCAGTATCTAGAGGAGTCTCTTCTTCCTCGTGTGCATGAGTTTGATGTAGTAGGTTGGTGGAAACTAAACAGGCTAAAGTACCCAACACTTTCGAAGATGGCTGCTGATATTTTATCAATACCAGTATCTACTGTTGCTCCTGATTCTGTGTTCGACACTGAAAACAGAAAGATAGATAGCTATAGGGGTTCACTACTTCCTATAACACTTGAAGCCCTTGTATGCGCCAAGGATTGGCTCCAGCATGGATCATCgttgtcatcatcatcactgGAGATTTCTAACGCACTTGTGAAGAAAGAATTTTAG